One window from the genome of Corynebacterium sp. SCR221107 encodes:
- a CDS encoding hydantoinase/oxoprolinase family protein, which produces MSTNKPFRVSVDVGGTFTDVAIVNTLTHELSVAKVPSTPADPMIAVMDGLRQGNVELSQVEVFSHGTTVATNALIQRRFPAAALVTTKGFRDVLEIRDGTKDELWDAYKDVADPYIRRRDRYEVEERVDFDGTEITPLNEEEARHVARILKRKGIETVAICFINSHANAAHEARMYEILREELPDAAISTSSEILPEIFEHDRFSTTVSNAVLAPLVTGYVNRLSRQLAEGGYEGDLLMLHSGGGSMTPQMVSKYPVRLAASGIAAGAIAVQDIATRCGYPNAIGLEMGGTSTDISLVYGGDIRITKQWQVEYGFPICFPSIEVGTIGAGGGSLAWIDEAGSLRNGPQSAGADPGPVCYERGGTEATNTDANVTLGRLGTELIGGALKLNKSAAEEAVRKTVADPLGLDIETAAEDIIKVANANMADAVRVLSIRRGYDPRDFVLVVGGGAGALHGAEVARDLSIPTVVVPPHPGVTSAQGCLLVDIRHDISQMYQSPVSSVDKDDLRKAYESLKAEGRERLAKEHVLPERMKFKRTASMRYRGQWRSLTVELPESGSPLEDAVALFHDEHEREYSFADRDGEVEFYQIGIVAIGELDSPPFAHFEVVEHEASTPATYRDVYFSAGGGWAKVPVYQRTELAPGATLVGPAIIDQLDATTVIPPGDVAVIDEWANIRIHIGLADTKDELHSFAHNLQSAGVNA; this is translated from the coding sequence ATGAGCACCAACAAACCCTTCCGCGTCTCCGTCGATGTCGGCGGAACCTTCACGGACGTGGCCATCGTCAATACGCTCACGCACGAGCTATCTGTGGCAAAGGTGCCGTCCACACCGGCCGACCCCATGATCGCGGTGATGGACGGCCTGCGCCAGGGAAACGTCGAGCTGTCCCAGGTCGAGGTCTTCTCGCACGGAACAACCGTTGCCACCAATGCGCTCATCCAGCGACGGTTCCCCGCCGCCGCGCTGGTGACCACCAAGGGCTTCCGAGACGTGCTGGAGATTCGCGACGGCACCAAGGATGAGCTGTGGGATGCCTACAAAGACGTCGCTGATCCCTACATTCGCCGCCGTGACCGCTACGAGGTGGAAGAACGCGTCGACTTCGATGGCACCGAGATCACCCCCCTAAATGAGGAGGAAGCCCGCCATGTAGCACGCATCCTCAAACGTAAGGGAATCGAGACGGTCGCCATCTGCTTCATCAACTCACACGCCAATGCAGCCCATGAGGCGCGGATGTACGAGATCCTGCGCGAAGAGCTTCCCGACGCGGCCATCTCCACCTCTTCGGAGATTCTGCCGGAAATCTTCGAGCACGATCGCTTCTCCACTACCGTCTCAAACGCGGTGCTGGCACCGCTGGTTACCGGCTATGTCAACCGTCTGTCCCGACAGCTAGCCGAGGGCGGATACGAAGGCGACCTGCTCATGCTCCATTCCGGCGGTGGCTCCATGACCCCGCAGATGGTGTCCAAGTACCCCGTCCGACTCGCGGCCTCCGGCATCGCTGCGGGCGCAATCGCCGTCCAAGACATCGCCACCCGTTGTGGCTACCCCAACGCCATCGGCCTCGAGATGGGCGGCACCTCCACCGACATTTCGCTGGTCTACGGTGGTGACATCCGCATCACCAAACAATGGCAGGTCGAATACGGCTTCCCCATCTGTTTCCCCTCCATCGAAGTGGGGACGATCGGTGCCGGTGGCGGCTCGCTGGCATGGATCGACGAAGCGGGGTCGCTGCGCAACGGACCACAATCCGCGGGCGCAGATCCGGGTCCGGTCTGCTACGAACGCGGTGGCACGGAAGCCACCAACACCGACGCAAACGTGACCCTGGGCCGCCTCGGCACCGAGCTGATCGGCGGTGCCCTCAAGCTCAACAAGTCCGCTGCCGAGGAGGCAGTGCGCAAGACCGTAGCCGATCCCCTGGGTCTCGATATTGAGACCGCCGCCGAAGACATCATTAAGGTGGCAAACGCGAACATGGCCGATGCTGTCCGCGTCCTGTCGATCCGGCGCGGCTACGACCCGCGCGACTTCGTCCTGGTCGTCGGTGGCGGCGCAGGAGCCCTCCACGGTGCAGAGGTCGCCCGGGACCTATCCATCCCCACCGTCGTCGTGCCACCACACCCGGGCGTGACCTCTGCCCAGGGCTGCCTGCTCGTGGACATCCGCCACGATATCTCCCAGATGTATCAGTCCCCGGTCAGCTCGGTGGACAAGGACGACCTGCGCAAGGCCTACGAGTCGCTCAAGGCCGAAGGGCGTGAGCGCCTAGCCAAGGAACACGTCCTGCCCGAACGCATGAAGTTCAAGCGCACGGCATCCATGCGCTATCGCGGCCAGTGGCGCTCCTTGACCGTGGAACTGCCTGAATCCGGCTCACCACTCGAGGACGCCGTCGCTTTGTTCCACGACGAACACGAGCGCGAGTACTCCTTCGCCGACCGCGACGGTGAGGTCGAGTTCTACCAGATTGGCATCGTCGCCATCGGCGAGTTAGATAGCCCGCCGTTTGCCCACTTTGAGGTGGTCGAGCACGAGGCCAGCACGCCCGCAACCTACCGTGACGTCTACTTCTCCGCAGGCGGTGGCTGGGCGAAGGTGCCCGTGTACCAGCGCACCGAGCTCGCCCCGGGCGCCACGTTGGTGGGCCCGGCGATCATCGACCAGCTAGATGCCACCACCGTCATCCCGCCGGGAGACGTCGCAGTGATCGACGAGTGGGCCAACATCCGAATCCATATCGGGCTGGCCGACACCAAGGATGAACTCCACTCCTTTGCCCACAACCTTCAATCCGCAGGCGTCAACGCCTAA
- a CDS encoding recombinase family protein: MDCGTEPSLPLDIPEHPEVISGQKVGYARVSSKDQNLERQTAALKKEKCFRIFDDTVSGSSTDRPGLDGALNYVRPGDQLVVMSMDRLARSLIDLHRLVDDLTARDVSVKFLKEGQTYSLNSTPIAKLMLGLLGSVAEFERSIIRERQAEGIARAKARGVYKGRAKALTDEQLAQAQEWVGAGIPKTEVARRLGIGRTTLYSYLNSQ, encoded by the coding sequence ATGGATTGTGGAACAGAACCGTCACTACCTCTAGATATTCCTGAACATCCTGAGGTTATTTCCGGGCAAAAAGTCGGTTACGCGCGGGTTAGCTCTAAAGACCAGAATCTGGAGCGGCAAACCGCAGCGTTGAAGAAAGAGAAGTGCTTTCGCATCTTCGACGATACCGTTAGCGGTTCGTCCACCGACCGTCCTGGGTTGGATGGTGCGTTGAACTATGTGCGTCCTGGTGACCAGCTTGTGGTTATGAGTATGGATCGGTTGGCACGGTCGCTTATTGATTTACACCGCCTGGTCGATGACCTCACTGCCCGCGATGTTTCGGTGAAGTTTTTGAAAGAGGGGCAAACGTATTCTTTGAACTCGACACCTATTGCCAAGCTCATGCTCGGGCTGCTCGGTTCGGTTGCGGAGTTTGAGCGCTCGATTATTCGTGAGCGTCAGGCGGAGGGGATTGCGCGGGCGAAAGCCCGCGGGGTGTATAAAGGTCGCGCGAAAGCGCTGACTGATGAGCAGCTTGCCCAGGCACAAGAGTGGGTGGGCGCTGGTATTCCGAAGACAGAAGTTGCCCGCAGGCTCGGCATTGGTAGGACAACGCTGTATAGCTACTTAAACAGCCAATAA
- a CDS encoding ParA family protein: MPIVTLCNLKGGTGKTTSAIYLATALANQGKHVHVLDGDPQGSATEWAQQAEDVGTPLPFEVVPANARSITRTKTTGSEWIIIDCPPGESGIIDAAIHAANHVIVPTRPSTIEVNRMWSTTDLTGSTPVTVLLTSVIPNTNSLQELREALEEEHIATFTIGIPQREAIKKTFGQVPQKLYGYDSILAELTKEIER; the protein is encoded by the coding sequence TTGCCTATCGTTACCCTCTGCAACCTCAAAGGTGGGACTGGAAAAACCACCTCAGCCATATATCTCGCCACCGCCCTCGCAAACCAGGGCAAGCATGTCCACGTCCTCGATGGAGACCCCCAGGGATCCGCTACCGAATGGGCTCAACAGGCAGAAGATGTAGGTACTCCCCTGCCCTTCGAGGTCGTTCCAGCAAATGCACGTTCCATCACCCGGACCAAGACAACTGGCAGTGAGTGGATCATCATTGACTGCCCTCCAGGCGAATCCGGCATCATCGACGCAGCCATCCATGCAGCCAACCACGTCATCGTACCTACCCGCCCGTCCACGATCGAGGTCAACCGCATGTGGTCCACCACTGACCTCACCGGATCCACCCCGGTAACAGTCCTTCTGACCTCGGTCATCCCAAATACCAACTCGCTCCAGGAACTGCGCGAGGCTCTCGAGGAGGAACACATAGCGACCTTCACGATCGGTATCCCCCAGCGTGAAGCTATCAAGAAAACATTCGGCCAAGTCCCACAGAAGCTTTATGGCTACGATTCCATCCTTGCCGAACTAACCAAGGAGATCGAACGATGA
- a CDS encoding IS3 family transposase codes for MIRFIDENRNRFSVEFICKTLKNNRAGRFITSRGYRQSKARGLSARRLRDGVLVERISAVHRNNYGVYGVRKMWHALRREGIDIEREQTARLMRLAGVSGKGKGGSPITTRKANVPDLRPDLVEREFKAQGPNKLWVADITYVRTRKGFVYTAIVTDVYSRRIVGWALSDSMRTEALPLQALNQAIVCAEETTGLIHHSDHGSQYVSVVYNERLTQHGITASTGSVGDSYDNALAENVNGSYKNELIHTRRWNDVVEVEIATFEWVSWWNEVRLHQSLGYRTPAEVETEFWKQNLPQAIMEIKANA; via the coding sequence ATGATCCGGTTCATCGATGAAAACCGGAATCGTTTCTCTGTCGAGTTCATCTGTAAGACGTTGAAAAATAACCGGGCTGGCCGGTTTATCACCTCGCGTGGTTATCGCCAGTCCAAGGCTCGCGGGTTAAGTGCTCGTCGACTTCGTGACGGCGTGCTGGTTGAACGCATTAGTGCCGTTCATAGAAATAATTATGGTGTCTACGGTGTGCGGAAAATGTGGCATGCTCTTCGCCGTGAAGGAATCGATATCGAGCGTGAACAAACCGCCCGACTGATGCGCCTGGCTGGCGTTTCTGGCAAAGGCAAAGGCGGATCACCAATCACAACCCGAAAAGCTAACGTGCCTGATTTGCGCCCGGACTTGGTCGAGCGTGAATTTAAAGCTCAAGGACCGAATAAGCTGTGGGTGGCTGACATTACCTATGTACGAACACGAAAAGGATTCGTCTACACCGCGATTGTCACCGACGTCTACTCCCGGAGGATCGTCGGGTGGGCGCTGTCAGATTCGATGCGGACCGAAGCTTTGCCGCTGCAAGCTCTCAACCAGGCGATCGTGTGTGCTGAGGAAACAACAGGTCTCATTCATCATTCGGATCACGGGTCGCAGTATGTCAGCGTTGTCTACAACGAGCGACTTACCCAGCACGGCATTACAGCTTCCACCGGAAGTGTTGGTGACTCCTATGATAATGCTCTGGCTGAAAACGTTAACGGCTCCTACAAGAACGAGCTAATCCATACCCGCAGGTGGAATGACGTTGTAGAGGTAGAAATCGCGACGTTCGAGTGGGTGTCATGGTGGAACGAGGTAAGGCTCCACCAAAGCCTGGGATACCGAACCCCAGCCGAGGTGGAAACCGAATTTTGGAAGCAGAACTTGCCACAGGCAATAATGGAAATCAAAGCAAATGCCTAG
- a CDS encoding tyrosine-type recombinase/integrase, with translation MLVSKRPALKPIPTEWEPELLDFELFLRAQGRTPATIDTRIRHLRTLARQCGVDRPHDVTSEDLVRWSGSKDWAPETRNSYHASTRLFFQWHSRRNECEDPSILLKSIKRPVPPPRPAPDVAIREALSTPNERLKLILRLAAELGLRSAEIASIAATDIQPASDGWGILTVHGKGQKDRVLPIPPDLMFEMSQHIQGQKWLFPGNFHGHLSPRWVGKLAAKNLPDNWTLHTLRHRFATTAYAESQDIIAIQEALGHESIETTQRYTKASTDIRGLVQSARL, from the coding sequence ATGCTTGTTTCGAAAAGACCCGCGCTTAAGCCGATCCCGACGGAATGGGAACCGGAGCTACTCGACTTCGAACTCTTCCTCAGGGCACAAGGCCGCACGCCCGCCACCATCGACACCCGCATACGACATCTGCGCACGCTTGCCAGGCAGTGTGGGGTTGATCGGCCCCATGACGTTACAAGTGAGGATCTCGTGAGGTGGAGCGGTAGCAAGGATTGGGCTCCGGAGACGCGGAACTCCTATCATGCTTCAACTCGTTTGTTCTTCCAATGGCACTCCCGACGGAACGAATGCGAGGACCCGTCGATTCTCTTAAAATCCATAAAGCGGCCAGTTCCTCCACCGAGGCCAGCACCAGACGTTGCGATCCGAGAGGCGTTATCAACGCCGAATGAACGCCTCAAACTAATTCTTCGTCTCGCTGCGGAGCTCGGACTACGTAGTGCGGAAATTGCCTCAATTGCCGCAACAGACATCCAACCAGCCAGTGATGGATGGGGAATCCTCACAGTTCATGGGAAGGGGCAAAAAGACCGCGTTCTTCCTATTCCCCCAGATTTGATGTTCGAGATGAGTCAACACATCCAGGGCCAAAAATGGTTGTTCCCGGGAAACTTCCACGGGCATCTCTCCCCGAGGTGGGTAGGGAAACTAGCGGCGAAAAACCTTCCAGACAATTGGACACTGCACACCCTGCGCCACCGATTCGCCACAACCGCATACGCGGAGTCCCAAGACATCATCGCGATTCAAGAAGCCCTTGGCCACGAATCCATCGAAACCACACAGCGATACACCAAAGCATCGACAGACATCCGCGGACTCGTTCAATCCGCAAGACTCTAG
- a CDS encoding Fic/DOC family protein — translation MIYPATGTLRNLYGVEEEERWTELEKELVNYRESLISPGGIVGDDLSEELKAYHHHLFQDCYTWAGSFRDVDMSKENFLTGTQSLFASWETIESRLNELDPYLYALEDTDFARKMEIFGYLHSELNEIHPFREGNGRTIRTFMTHLAGRYDIVVDWVNAKDAQMIAAAGSMLGDELDSTPWKNLYLRICSIADWTDEEESLGIYDLPNEEEGDLTFGKSLIDTIGSPNLDLSFEETSALDSQVEPLNDIYPFGVMTKRNSELES, via the coding sequence TTGATCTACCCAGCCACAGGAACACTGCGCAATCTCTATGGGGTCGAAGAGGAAGAACGCTGGACTGAGCTGGAAAAGGAGTTGGTTAACTATCGTGAATCCCTAATCTCCCCAGGAGGAATCGTCGGTGATGATCTCAGTGAGGAATTGAAGGCCTACCACCATCACCTATTTCAGGATTGCTACACCTGGGCAGGATCCTTTCGTGATGTCGACATGAGCAAAGAGAACTTCCTAACGGGCACCCAAAGCCTCTTCGCGTCGTGGGAAACCATTGAATCGCGCTTGAATGAGTTGGATCCATATCTCTATGCCCTGGAAGATACCGATTTTGCGCGAAAGATGGAGATTTTTGGATACCTCCATTCGGAACTAAATGAAATCCACCCATTTCGAGAAGGTAATGGGCGAACAATTCGCACTTTCATGACACATCTTGCCGGGCGCTATGACATCGTGGTGGATTGGGTAAACGCTAAAGATGCACAAATGATTGCCGCGGCCGGTTCGATGCTGGGTGACGAACTAGATTCGACCCCCTGGAAGAATCTTTACCTACGTATTTGTTCGATCGCGGACTGGACCGACGAGGAGGAGTCGCTAGGAATCTATGACTTGCCCAATGAGGAAGAAGGAGACCTCACGTTTGGTAAGTCTCTAATAGACACGATCGGGTCTCCCAATCTTGACCTTAGCTTCGAGGAAACGAGTGCCCTTGATAGTCAAGTCGAGCCATTGAATGACATATATCCCTTTGGAGTAATGACTAAACGTAACAGCGAGCTTGAGTCATAA
- a CDS encoding helix-turn-helix transcriptional regulator has protein sequence MRDQDLSNMVRKFRRWHELSQGELAEKVGVSRQTIANIERGNYSPSVHLALAICRALGHTVEEIFGDEQADQNEHAASGTRQ, from the coding sequence ATGAGGGACCAGGACCTGAGCAACATGGTCCGCAAGTTCCGCCGGTGGCATGAACTGAGCCAGGGAGAGCTCGCGGAGAAGGTCGGAGTCTCCCGCCAGACCATCGCGAACATTGAACGCGGCAACTACTCCCCCTCCGTCCACCTGGCACTGGCCATCTGCCGGGCGCTGGGGCACACCGTCGAGGAGATCTTCGGCGACGAACAGGCCGACCAGAACGAACACGCAGCATCCGGAACGCGACAGTAA
- a CDS encoding antitoxin VbhA family protein — MPLSAQQRQQLVNVIASSEMEGGQVSEREKKNLEALMLGELSIEDAIADALRHAGVER, encoded by the coding sequence ATGCCTCTCAGTGCACAGCAGCGTCAGCAGTTGGTCAACGTCATTGCCTCCTCCGAGATGGAAGGCGGCCAGGTAAGCGAACGTGAGAAGAAGAATCTAGAAGCACTCATGCTCGGGGAACTAAGCATTGAAGACGCCATTGCAGACGCATTGCGACATGCTGGGGTGGAACGCTGA
- a CDS encoding hydantoinase B/oxoprolinase family protein codes for MAAATSIGNQRRTLDPVTFEVLKNAFATSVNLMSEQILRTCYSFVIYSRDFSSALCDAEGNTVMQGDQDIAVHVGTLHFQCQAVLKQFGKDIHEGDVFAINDPYQGGTHMNDVSFLRPIFYDGQLLAFAQNKGHWADAGGSVPGSFDVSATNYYTEGLRITPVRIWSRGIFLEDVAKLLAHNTRSPEIVLGDLKAQAEATAVCEREILRLVDKYGVGTVRTALREVQDYVEDIVTARVLELPDGEWSTVDYLDLDPAKEEGLVPIKVTMRIDKGRLSYSLEGSAPAVASFLNAGYGSAFSGIVAGTKTFFPDVPLNSGLYRAMDVDLGPEGTVVNAGLPHAVTGFCSGPYEKIMNAVFELWSQLMEERAMACAFNLEYLLIGGYDTRAVAEVGSKGDFFMWYDWMAGGWGGRVDRDGASATAPVFGPGLAVQPIEGQERLSPVLTSHHSLVTDSGGPGKFRGGVGVSKGGVLTDASETVMSYCCDRARSVTWGIEGGLPSIPQGVWLNRGTPDEKFLGALFSNVPVGPGDTFERPSAGGGGFGDPLERDLEAVLEDVIDGYVSIDRAAKDYGVIIEAIDPEIDQYFLDTDGTESLRAIQRATRMDKLNENPASVAERYLAGELDQLDLVRHYGIILDWATGELLPTTTQQYREQMAKRSSAHWVSASDAACTTDALVHSK; via the coding sequence ATGGCTGCAGCTACCTCCATTGGCAATCAGCGCCGCACCCTCGATCCGGTGACCTTCGAGGTCCTCAAGAACGCCTTCGCCACCTCGGTGAACCTCATGTCCGAGCAGATTCTGCGCACCTGCTATTCCTTTGTCATCTACTCCCGTGACTTTTCCTCGGCGCTGTGCGACGCCGAGGGAAACACCGTAATGCAAGGAGATCAGGACATCGCAGTCCACGTGGGCACCCTGCACTTCCAATGCCAGGCTGTTCTCAAGCAATTCGGCAAAGATATCCACGAGGGCGACGTCTTCGCCATCAACGATCCATACCAGGGCGGCACTCATATGAATGACGTGTCCTTCCTGCGCCCCATCTTCTATGACGGCCAACTTCTAGCTTTCGCACAAAACAAAGGCCACTGGGCCGATGCTGGCGGCTCGGTGCCGGGTTCTTTCGATGTCTCCGCGACAAATTACTACACCGAGGGTCTGCGCATCACCCCGGTCCGCATCTGGTCCAGGGGCATCTTCCTCGAGGACGTGGCCAAGCTCCTGGCCCATAACACCCGCAGCCCCGAAATTGTCCTGGGCGATCTCAAGGCGCAGGCCGAGGCCACGGCCGTATGCGAGCGAGAGATCCTACGCCTCGTCGACAAGTATGGTGTGGGTACCGTGCGCACCGCACTGCGAGAGGTCCAGGACTACGTGGAAGACATCGTCACCGCCCGCGTCCTCGAGCTTCCCGACGGCGAATGGTCAACGGTGGACTACCTCGACCTCGACCCCGCCAAGGAGGAGGGCCTCGTCCCCATCAAGGTGACCATGCGCATCGACAAGGGGCGCCTGTCCTACTCTTTGGAGGGCTCGGCCCCCGCGGTGGCCAGCTTCCTCAACGCCGGCTATGGCTCGGCCTTCTCCGGCATTGTCGCAGGAACCAAGACCTTCTTCCCTGACGTCCCCCTTAACTCCGGGCTCTATCGCGCTATGGATGTCGACTTAGGCCCGGAAGGCACCGTGGTCAACGCGGGACTCCCACACGCGGTGACCGGATTCTGCTCGGGCCCTTACGAGAAAATCATGAACGCCGTCTTCGAGCTGTGGTCCCAGCTGATGGAAGAGCGCGCCATGGCCTGCGCTTTCAACCTGGAATACCTGCTTATCGGCGGGTATGACACCCGCGCCGTAGCTGAGGTGGGCAGCAAGGGCGACTTCTTCATGTGGTACGACTGGATGGCTGGCGGTTGGGGCGGCCGTGTCGACCGCGACGGTGCCTCCGCAACCGCACCTGTATTCGGCCCCGGCCTGGCCGTGCAGCCTATTGAAGGTCAAGAACGTTTGTCCCCCGTGCTCACCAGCCACCATTCACTGGTCACCGACTCCGGTGGCCCAGGCAAGTTCCGCGGCGGCGTGGGAGTGTCCAAGGGCGGGGTGCTTACCGACGCAAGCGAGACCGTCATGAGCTACTGCTGCGACCGCGCCCGCTCAGTTACCTGGGGCATCGAGGGCGGCCTCCCCTCCATTCCCCAAGGTGTCTGGCTCAACAGGGGAACCCCGGATGAGAAGTTCCTCGGCGCTTTGTTCTCCAACGTTCCAGTCGGCCCAGGCGATACCTTCGAGCGCCCCTCCGCGGGCGGCGGTGGATTCGGCGATCCCCTCGAGCGCGACCTCGAGGCAGTCCTCGAGGACGTGATCGACGGCTACGTCTCCATCGATCGCGCTGCCAAGGACTACGGCGTCATCATCGAGGCCATCGATCCCGAGATCGACCAGTACTTCCTCGACACCGACGGAACCGAGTCCCTGCGCGCGATCCAGCGCGCCACTCGCATGGACAAACTCAACGAGAATCCAGCCTCGGTTGCCGAGCGCTACCTCGCTGGTGAGCTTGACCAGCTCGACCTCGTGCGCCACTATGGCATCATCTTGGACTGGGCCACCGGCGAACTCCTTCCCACGACCACCCAGCAGTACCGCGAGCAGATGGCAAAGCGCAGCTCCGCGCACTGGGTGTCAGCCTCCGATGCAGCATGTACCACCGATGCTCTTGTCCACAGCAAATAG
- a CDS encoding Shedu anti-phage system protein SduA domain-containing protein has translation MEISHEEEDAGGQGANIVKSWVRPEGVGERAYKRREGAVLKRTSKSYINAQMTYWGGSFDEPRGGQLRLIKMTPKDTPEWDFDAPDAFIDLKKDEIAKLKGFLDEEFRRGGLGDTFWVSVPDQAIADALGRLLGDEEAQVVDVEKLTAAMSLNPELVASILKSDQAEIILQIRERSRRIEVLDELEWLIFHENTVESSFQKLLEKNPWIFGGEVVKADELRNIGTSDQIDIPIVRGDGSMVIVELKRAAATSIDRNDHGYPVLTGDVHLAVQQAQRYLYELDRLADTLMLKHGFDARRATALVVIDVSPDLPERESDKFRESFRIYNSHLARIQVTTYDQLLQNARRLTELRSPENTVNG, from the coding sequence ATGGAGATCAGCCACGAAGAAGAAGATGCGGGTGGGCAGGGGGCAAATATTGTCAAGAGTTGGGTGCGCCCTGAAGGGGTCGGTGAAAGAGCTTACAAACGTCGTGAGGGTGCAGTTCTTAAACGAACTTCGAAAAGCTACATCAATGCTCAGATGACCTACTGGGGCGGTTCCTTCGATGAACCGCGGGGTGGCCAGCTCCGACTGATCAAGATGACACCTAAAGACACCCCGGAGTGGGATTTCGATGCTCCAGACGCGTTCATCGATCTCAAAAAGGATGAGATTGCGAAGCTGAAGGGATTCCTAGACGAGGAATTCCGACGGGGCGGCTTGGGTGACACCTTTTGGGTTTCCGTTCCAGATCAGGCCATTGCCGATGCTTTAGGGCGACTCCTAGGAGACGAAGAAGCCCAAGTCGTTGATGTGGAAAAATTGACAGCTGCCATGTCATTGAACCCTGAGTTGGTCGCTTCGATCTTGAAATCTGATCAAGCAGAAATCATACTCCAAATACGGGAGCGCTCCCGTAGAATCGAAGTTTTGGACGAGTTAGAGTGGCTCATTTTTCACGAGAACACAGTTGAGAGTAGTTTTCAAAAACTTCTCGAGAAGAACCCCTGGATATTTGGGGGTGAGGTCGTTAAAGCCGACGAACTTCGTAATATAGGCACCTCGGATCAGATCGATATACCGATTGTTCGGGGCGACGGCTCTATGGTGATTGTTGAGCTCAAGCGCGCAGCTGCCACCAGCATCGACCGCAACGATCACGGTTACCCTGTGCTCACCGGTGATGTACACCTCGCAGTTCAGCAGGCTCAAAGATATCTGTACGAACTGGATAGACTTGCGGACACGTTAATGCTGAAGCATGGTTTCGACGCCCGTCGAGCCACCGCCTTAGTGGTGATTGATGTGTCTCCTGATCTGCCGGAGAGAGAATCCGACAAATTTCGCGAGTCCTTTCGGATCTACAATTCCCACCTCGCTCGGATTCAAGTGACGACCTACGACCAGTTACTGCAGAATGCGCGTCGACTAACTGAGTTGAGAAGCCCGGAAAATACCGTTAATGGCTAA